A region of Musa acuminata AAA Group cultivar baxijiao unplaced genomic scaffold, Cavendish_Baxijiao_AAA HiC_scaffold_807, whole genome shotgun sequence DNA encodes the following proteins:
- the LOC135664158 gene encoding DNA-directed RNA polymerase subunit beta''-like yields MAERADLVFHNKVINGTVMKRLISRLIDHFGMAYTSHILDQVKTLGFQQATATSISLGIDDLLTIPSKGWLVQDAEQQSFILDKHHHYGNVHAVEKLRQSIEIWYATSEYLRQEMNPNFRMTDPSNPVYLMSFSGARGNASQIHQLVGMRGLMSDPQGQMIDLPIQSNLREGLSLTEYIISCYGARKGVVDTAVRTSDAGYLTRRLVEVVQHIIVRRTDCGTIRGISVSPRNGMTEKIFVQTLIGRVLADDIYIGLRCLATRNQDIGIGLVNRFITFRAQPIYIRTPFTCRSTSWICQLCYGRSPTHGDLVELGEAVGIIAGQSIGEPGTQLTLRTFHTGGVFTGGTAEHVRAPSNGKIKFNEDLVHPTRTRHGHPAFLCSIDLYVTIESRDILHNVNIPPKSFILVQNNQYVESEQVIAEIRAGTSTFHFKEKVRKHIYSESEGEMHWSTDVHHAPEYTYGNVHLLSKTSHLWILAGGPCRSSIVSFSLHKDQDQMNVYSFSVEERYISDLSMTNGRIRHKLLDTSGKKDKKIIDYSIRPDQTMSNGHLNFIYPSIIQGNSYFLAKKRRNRFIIPLQYNQEREKELIPCFGISIEIPKQGILRRNSILAYFDDPRYRRSNSGITKYGTVEVNSIIKKEDLIEYRGPKEFSPKYQTKVDRFFFILEEVHILPGSSLIMVRNNSIIGVDTQLALNTRSRVGGLVRVERKKKNIELKIFSGDIYFPGEADKISRHSGILIPPETEKKISKESKKWKNWIYVQRITPTKKKYFVLVRPVVTYEIADGINLATLFPQDLLREKDNVQLRVVNYILHGNGKSIRGISHTSIQLVRTCLVLNWDQEQKGSPEEVHASFVEVRTNDLIRDFIRIELVKSTISYTGKRYDRASSGLISDNGLDRTNINPFFYKARIQSLTQHQGTIGTLLNRNKECQSLIILSSSNCFRIGPFNGSKYNNMTKESDPIIPIKDLLGPLGTIVPKIANFYSSYHLITYNQILLKKYLLLDNFQQTFQVLQVLKYCLIDENRRIYNPDPCSNIILNPFHLNWHFLHHDYWEETSKKIRLGQFFCENVCLFKYEPHVEKSGQIIIVHVDSLVIRSAKPYLATPGATVHGHYGEIFYEGDTLVTFIYEKSRSGDITQGLPKVEQILEVRSIDSISMNLERRVEGWNEGIPKILGIPWGFLIQAELTIVQSRISLVNKIQKVYRSQVGTDP; encoded by the coding sequence atggcagaacgggccgatctggtctttcacaataaagtgataaatggaactgttatgaaacgacttattagcaggttaatagatcatttcggaatggcatatacatcacatatcttggatcaagtaaagactttgggtttccaacaagccactgctacatctatttcattaggaattgatgatcttttaacaatcccttctaagggatggttagtccaagacgctgaacaacaaagttttattttggataaacaccatcattatgggaatgtacacgcggtagaaaaattacgtcaatccattgagatatggtatgctacaagtgaatatttgagacaagaaatgaatcctaattttcggatgactgatccttctaatccagtatatctaatgtccttttcgggagctaggggaaatgcatctcagatacaccaattagtaggtatgagaggattaatgtcggatccccaaggacaaatgattgatttacccattcaaagcaatttacgtgaaggactttctttgacagaatatataatttcctgttatggagcccgcaaaggagttgtagatactgctgtacgaacatcagatgctggatacctcacacgtagacttgttgaagtagttcaacatattattgtacgtagaacagattgtggcactatccgaggtatttccgtgagtcctcgaaatgggatgacggaaaaaatttttgtccaaacactaattggtcgtgtattagcggacgatatatatatcggtctacgatgccttgccactcgaaatcaagatattgggattggacttgtcaatcgattcataacctttcgagcacaaccaatatatattcgaaccccctttacttgcaggagtacatcttggatctgccaattatgttatggtcggagtcctactcatggcgacctggtcgaattgggagaagctgtaggtattattgcgggtcaatcaattggggaaccaggaactcaactaacattaagaacttttcataccggtggagtattcacaggcggtactgccgagcatgtacgagctccttctaatggaaaaataaaattcaatgaggatttggttcatcccacacgtacccgtcatgggcatcctgcttttctatgttctatagacttgtatgtaactattgagagtcgggatattctacataatgtaaatattccaccaaaaagttttattttagttcaaaataatcaatatgtagaatcagaacaagtgattgctgagattcgtgctggaacgtccacttttcattttaaagagaaggtacgaaaacatatttattctgaatcagagggagaaatgcactggagtaccgatgtccaccatgcacctgaatatacatatggtaatgttcatctattatcaaaaacgagtcatttatggatattagcgggaggtccgtgcagatccagtatagtgtctttttcgctccacaaggatcaagatcaaatgaatgtttattctttttctgtcgaagaaagatatatctctgacctatcaatgactaatggtcgaataagacataaattgttggatacttctggtaaaaaagataagaaaattattgactattcaataagacctgatcaaacgatgtctaatggtcatttgaatttcatatatccttctattatccaagggaattcttatttcttggcgaaaaagcgaagaaatagattcatcatcccattacaatacaatcaagaacgagagaaagaactaataccctgttttggtatttcgatcgaaataccaaaacagggtattttacgtagaaatagtattcttgcttattttgatgatccacgatacagaagaagcaattcaggaattactaaatatggaaccgtagaggtcaattcaatcataaaaaaagaggatttgattgagtatcgaggaccaaaagaatttagtccgaaataccaaacgaaagtagatcggttttttttcattctcgaagaagtgcatatcttacccggatcttcgttgataatggtccggaacaatagtatcattggagtagatacacaactcgctttaaatacaagaagtcgagtaggcggattagtccgagtggagagaaaaaaaaaaaatattgaactaaaaatattttccggagatatttattttcctggagaggcagataagatatccaggcacagcggcattttgataccaccggaaacagaaaaaaaaatttctaaggaatcaaaaaaatggaaaaattggatctatgtccaacggatcacacctaccaagaaaaagtattttgttttggttcgacccgtagtcacatatgaaatagctgatggcataaatttagcaacactttttcctcaagatctcctgcgggaaaaggataatgtccaacttagagttgtcaattatatccttcatggaaatggcaagtcaattcgaggaatttctcacacaagtattcaattagttcggacttgcttagtattgaattgggatcaagagcaaaaaggttctccggaagaggttcacgcttcctttgttgaggtaagaacaaatgatctgattcgagatttcataagaattgagttagtcaagtccactatttcgtataccggaaaaagatatgatagggcaagttccggattgatttccgataatggattagatcgcacaaatatcaatccttttttttacaaggccaggattcaatcacttacccaacatcaaggtactattggtacattgttaaatcgaaataaggaatgccaatctttgataattttgtcatcatccaattgttttcgaattggcccattcaatggttcaaaatataacaatatgacaaaagaatcggatcccataatcccaattaaggatttgctgggtcccttaggcactattgtacctaaaatagcaaatttctattcatcttaccatttaataacttataatcagatcttgttaaagaaatatttgctacttgacaattttcaacagactttccaagtacttcaagtacttaaatactgtttaatagatgaaaataggaggatttataaccccgatccatgcagtaacatcattttgaatccattccatttgaattggcactttctccatcacgattattgggaagagacatctaaaaaaattcgtcttggacaatttttttgtgaaaatgtatgtctattcaaatacgaaccacacgtagaaaaatctggtcagatcataattgttcatgttgactccttagttataagatcggctaagccctatttggccactccaggagctactgttcatggccattatggagaaatcttttacgaaggagatacattagttacatttatatatgaaaaatcgaGATCTGGTGACATAACGCAAGGTCTTCCAAAAGTGGAACAAATCTTAGAAGTACGTTCTATTGATTCAATATCGATGAACCTCGAAAGGAGAGTTGAAGGTTGGAACGAAGGTATACCAAAAATTCTTGGAATCCCCTGGGGATTCTTGATTCAAGCGGAGCTAACCATAGTTCAAAGTCGTATCTCTTTGGTTAATAAAATCCAAAAGGTTTATCGATCCCAGGTGGGTACAGATCCATAA
- the LOC135664159 gene encoding ATP synthase subunit a, chloroplastic, producing the protein MNVIPCSIKTLKGLYDISGVEVGQHFYWQIGGLQVHAQVLITSWVVIAILLGSVILAVRNPQTIPTGGQNFFEYVLEFIRDLSKTQIGEEYGPWVPFIGTMFLFIFVSNWSGALLPWKIIQLPHGELAAPTNDINTTVALALLTSVAYFYAGLSKKGLGYFGKYIQPTPILLPINILEDFTKPLSLSFRLFGNILADELVVVVLVSLVPSVVPIPVMFLGLFTSGIQALIFATLAAAYIGESMEGHH; encoded by the coding sequence atgaatgttataccatgttccattaaaacactcaaggggttatacgatatatcgggtgtagaagtaggccaacatttctattggcaaataggaggtttacaagtccatgcccaagtacttatcacttcttgggtagtaattgctatcttattaggttcggtgatcctagctgttcggaatccacaaaccattccgaccggcggtcagaatttcttcgaatatgtccttgaatttattcgagacttgagcaaaacccagattggagaagaatatggtccttgggttccctttattggaactatgttcctatttatttttgtttctaactGGTCAGGTGCTCTTTTACCTTGGAAAATTATACAGTTACCTCATGGGGAGTTAGCTGCGCCCACGAATGATATAAATACTACTGTTGCTTTAGCTTTACTCACGTCAGTCGCATATTTTTATGCGGGTCTTAGCAAAAAAGGATTGGGTTATTTTGGGAAATACATTCAACCAACTCCAATACTTTTACCAATTAACATCCTAGAAGATTTCACAAAACCCTTATCTCTTAGTTTTCGACTTTTCGGGAATATATTGGCTGATGAATTAGTAGTTGTCGTTCTTGTTTCTTTAGTCCCTTCAGTAGTTCCTATACCTGTCATGTTTCTTGGATTATTTACAAGTGGTATTCAAGCTCTTATTTTTGCAACGTTAGCTGCGGCTTATATAGGTGAATCCATGGAGGGTCATCATTGA